One Indicator indicator isolate 239-I01 chromosome 30, UM_Iind_1.1, whole genome shotgun sequence genomic window, agatcatcaagtccaacctgtcaccctaaacctcatgactatctaaaccatggcaccaagtgccacatccaatcccctcttgaacacctccagggatggggactccaccacctccctgggcagcacattccaatggccaaccactctctctgtgaagaactttctcctcacctccagcctaaacctcccctggcacagcttgagactggacattaggaaaattttccacagaaagagtggtcaggcactggaatgtgctgcccagggaggtggttgagtccccaaccctggatgtgtttaaaggtggtttggatgtggtgcttggggatatggtttagggatgagcttcatagagcagggttctgggttggacttggtgatccctgAGGGGCTTGTctaacctgaatgattctgtgattcttgcacAGGAAAAACATTACTGGGTCACCTCTTGCTCTAGGCCTCCTAGCCAAAACCATGAAAAAAGCACTGGAGTGATGGGCAGCTGTCTCTGATCACAAAGACCACCACCAAGGCACTGCTCTGACACACGCCCAGCACCTCACTCCTGCTGTCGCTGTCTCGAAGGGCTGCCCATGCAAACCATGACATTTGTGCTACCTGCATCAAACCTGAGGACCTCGAGGAAGTTAAGTCAATGTCTGGCATGTTTTGACATTCACTTTTTAAGAATGTTTTACTTGCACATTCtcctgaagaaagagagagctgAAGGCTGTAGCATGGCTTCACCTTGTATCCCAGGGTTTTTGAGCGGCACCAGTCCAACAGAATTTGTTTGATGCTGCTAGCACTGGCAACCCCAAAACTCTGTGACCTCTTCAGCTTAGCTCTggattctccttttcctctggaAAATGAACAGAGATCAGATTAAATTACACTCTAGAAAAGTTTCAACCTACTTGCCAGCAACATCTGTGCAACCTTGACCAGGTCAGGCCCTTTCCAGGTGGTGTTTTGAGAAAGACTTTACTGAAATTTCAATTTTTTGGTTCTGCAAGAAAAactcattttcatttcactaAAGCCAAGATTCCAAGCCCTATTCTGTTTAAATCATACCCCATTATGGGGCATAAGGAACAGTCCATGCTTTTGGTCCTTCCCACCTcaaatattgcatccagttctgataTCCCCAtcataaggacacagagatgtaggagcaagtccagagaggggtcacaaagatgatccaagggctggagcacctctactataTTAGGAcagattgagggagctgggggtgttcagcctggagaagagaaggctccagggggaccttagagctgccttccaatatctgaagggatcctacaggaaggctgcagagggacttttcctgagggtgtctaaagacaggacaagggggaatggtttgaagttgagggagagcagggttagactggagctgaggaagaagttcttcagtaggagggtggtgagactctggaataagctgctcagggaggctgtggctgcctcctgcctgggggtgttcaaggccaggctggatgagaccttgagcagctgagtctagttgagaggtgtccctgcccatggtggggaggatggagcagatgagctctgaggtcccttccaacctgagctagtCTGTCATGCTGTGATTGTGTTATTCCCAGACTCTTAAAATGAAGGAGAAGACAGCTTTCACAGAAGCCCTTCCTGCTCAGAGACACCTGCTTGTTCAGCTGAACTCCAAAGCCAGAGGCATCTGCAGCTGTGAATTTCCAGGGCTCACTCTGTCAAGTTAGCAAAGCTGTGCCTGACCTCATCCTGTCCTTGAGCTCAAAACCCTACATCGAGGAAGCCCTCCCAGCCAGCTCTCCACTGCTGCTAGTAACTGACTACATTAGTTTCCCACTGACAGAGCCACTCTGGAGGCTGTGACTCACCTGCCACCATCCTGCTCAAACTTCTCAAACAGAGCTTTCCTGCTCTGGGCTCCTGTGATCCGCGGCAGCGTCTGGGACCGCACCAGCTCCCTCCTCCGTTCCACTGGTCGATGCGCAGCGGGGGGAGAGGAGCGAGAGCTGGGGCTCACATCACAGCGACTGTCAGTGCCACTGGgcaaagagagcaagaaaaggctgtgctgaaacaaaaaagtaactctgcagcctcccttctcAGCATGGAATTTTATCTACAAACTCAACTCTAGGCTGGGCATGCTAAGGATGTTTGACTGCAGCCATATGCTGGTTTCCAAAAAAAATTAGCCCAAAGTACAACTTTCAACACAGCTGAGCAGTTTAAAAAGTGTTTTACAAGGACCTGACAGCTTGCTCTTAACAAAATTCCACCCTGGGCACAGAGTTTTACTGACCCACACTGCAACAATGCTGAAATCCACAACTAGGGCTGCCTGAAACTGCTCTCCAGGGGATTTTTATGCCACCTCTGTTCCAGTTAGCCCTCAGAAAAGCTTACAGCCTTTAAAGAGCTTAAAATACAGCATCTGGGACTCACCTGTTCTCTAGGCCAGCAGCACACCTGTCCCTTGAGGCTATACTGGCCACAGTGGGTTACCAAAAGGCCAAGAGAAGTTCCTTACCTTTCACTGGGCTGGCTGCCACTGCCTGTCCCATAGCTCACAGCTGAGGCACACTTGGTGACAGAATTGTTCTCTGTAGGACAAAACAAGAGCAGCAAGATGCATCAGGgcaggctctggaacaggctgcccagggaggttcagCAAACAAatggtttttgtcttttttaccTGACTGGTTGGAGGTTTTCACTGCCATTGCATTTTTGTCCTTGCTCTGTCCCAGCAGGCCAGCAGCCACATTAGCTGCTCCTGTAGTCTCTCCTGAAAACCTCTCTGATGTCCTGGTGACTGCAGTAACAGGAAGGTGAGGCATCTGtaagctgactgcaggggcgtGGGCTTCAAGGCAGGAGTCTGACATGTGAGAAGAGGTCAGTTCCTGGGAGACTTTGGCCTGACCTAGTGAATAAAAAGGACAGAGGAGGTAAACTGATTTGCAGGTCTGTAACAAAGCTACAAAGCAATTTCCATGCAACAACTTCGTTTTACAAATCTTTGGAATGGTTCCAACCCCTTACAGCACACTGCAGAACCAGTCCTAGTGTGAGTGATGCTTGCAGTGATCAGACCTCTCTTGCAGCAATCAGCAAGGacagctgcagccctcagcacaggagggacatggacctgatggagtgggtccagaggagggccacaaaaatgatcaggggactggaacacctctgctatgaggacaggctgagggaactggaagtgttcagcctggagaagaaaaggctccagggagacctaatagcagccttccagtgcctgaaggggctacaagaaggctgcagagggactttttgtaaAGACCCACAGTTACAGGACaggggcaatagtttgaaatgagagcagagcagatttagattggatgttaggaacaagttcagcaccatgagggtgctggaacactgcaacaggttgcccagggaggtggttgaggccccatccctgaagacattcaagatcaggcttgacagggctctgggcaacctgagctagtggaggatgtccctgctgactgcaggggagttggactggatgagctctggatgtcccttccaacccaaacaccattctatgattctgtgattaattacTTAGCTTCTGCATTTGTTAagttccttcctcttccttcctgccccagtctcctgctgtgggctaggagtcagcatccctgttCTTTCCAAGGGTTTCTGGAAGGCCATGTGCCTCAGCCTTCTCTAAACTGGAGACAGGGAGtccttccttcactgaaaggtgaTGGAAGTGggcagatgatctccagaatgTTTTGGGATGCAAAGCTAAGATGCCACTCAGAATAGAAGGCCTTATCATCACTACTGCCTCAAGCTAATGTGACAGTAATGGTCTCTAATTTATGGAACACCAGAGTCCAAGCTGGACAAGAGAGTTCAAGTTTGTGAGCTAACTCTCCTCATTAGGAAATAAGCATGGCCACAGCACAATGGCAATGCTGAAACCACAGCACAATGGCCATGCTGAAACCACAGCAGCTTTCAGTGCTTCCCACACGTGAGGCTGGCTCTGTGACTGCCTGTAGCAGGTATTTTACAAGCAGTGCTGCTTCATTTCATGCTCTGTTTCCTACCTGATGAAGACTGGTGCCCATTTTCAATGATGGAAGAGCTAAACACTCTTCTAAACTCAGGTTTGTGGTGGTCATCCAGGTCTACACTCTGTCAGAACAGACACAGCAGCTGAATgtcaaacagcagcaaaagttAGAACAGCATCCAGAAACACCTGCCCAGGGCCACGAGCAGGGCTTCCTTGTGCCAGTCACCACCACACAAGGAGGGAACAATTATCCAGTCCAAAAGGCAAACCTGCAAACTGAGCACTGACAATGCAGAATTTGTATCAGGGTTCACAGGCTTGTCCTCATGGACCTTAGTATCTAGGAGGGGTCTTCCTTTTTGTTAGATCAATTTATCACCATCCACTGTGAAGGTGATAAACAGAAGGCTACACAGGGGAGAGACTGATGGAGACTGCttaatgctttgctttttgtttgtttgtttctgtttgctgcagagaaaaaaatgacattCCCATAAAACACTGTAAAAGCATCACATCAAATAAGTTAtgatcctacagaaaggctggagaggatccCTTCTGACCTAAGGGTGTAATTGAGATCCCAGTCAACAATTACTGCCCATATCCAGAGCTGCAATGCTCCTGTGGCACAGTCAGAGCTGTTTGTGTCACCCATTACCACCTGAACGTGCCAAACACCTGTGCAGAGTGTAGCCATGAATCTACTTTATGAGCTAGGGGTTGGAGGCAAGCAAAACAGTGTAATAAAGAGGTCACTGTGAAGGTTGTGCAGCACCTTGCAGCATCTTACACAATGCACTGGCTTcctgctgtggggaggaggtcctgctttgctttatggctagcagtgctggggcagaaaCTGACCCCATGGACAGGGAAAACCCACGTGCTGAGAAAACCCTGGCAGCATCTGGGATGAGATTCTGCCCTGCCTCAGTGGTGTCAGGTTACAGCACTTTAAAATCCCACTCTGTTTGGGGATGCCAACATTCTGCCACATCCAGGTGCAGTACCAATCCTCTGTCAGTGCTGGCTACACAGCAGAGGGCCAAGTACTAATCTGTGCTCAATAATGAGAAGTACTCCTGAGTACAACTCATCTAACACCAActagaggaggaggtggtgaagctgaagagaagaaagtgaGGGCTAATATTTTGCATGTCTTAGGCTTGCTCTTAGAACTGATCTCTCTGTGGCTCAGCAGTCTCCATGTAATGGAGAATGATAACTCCATGCTTGTAGGGCTGCTGGAATTcctccctcactgcaaagaagttagACTTTGGGGGATCCATAACTGGAAGCTGCTATAAAGCAGGCAAGTATCATAACCCAGCAGTTAAAAAACACgcatgcagggaaaaaaaaaaggagtaaaaagGAGTTTAACCATCAGAGCAAGAGactaggaagaaaagaaatagaacttttatttcctctctgaGCCTCTAAGGTACACTTCTGTTGCACCTTCAAGCTTTTGCCTGCAACAAGGCCAAGCGCTAGGGAAATGACAGCCAAATGAGCTTCCTCTCTCTCAAATGAGAGATCTCATCATCCAAAGTCTTCCATAACAGCACCAGCTAGCAAAAGGGTCATGAGAAAATCTTTGGCTCTAGAGATGCTGTTTATCTGTGAGAGGAACCTCCCTCTCTTGTCACCCATGCCAGATGAAACTGAAGCTTTGCTTTGGTGAACTGCAAAGTCACCACTGAGTGCTGCAAGGCAAGGAGCTGACGCTCTGCTCCTTGCATAGAAAGAGATCATTGATGCAATGGGGAATGATGAAGTGTGTGGGGAAAGGCATACAAGGCTGCAAGAGGCCAGCAAGAGCTGCACCACATTCACACCTTAAGCCTTCTACTAGAGAGCTGCTGCCCATCAGCACACAAATATTCTCTACCTGCAGCTAACCCTGCAGCTTCAAGAGAAAGCCCTGAACACCATCAGCACATCAGGAAAGCATTTGCACTCGGGGTAATCGAAAAAAACAATAGAAACACTTTCCACAGAACCATTTTTGAAGCAAGGCTGGATAAAAACAGACCCGGGAGAAAAACAGACCCCAGAGAAAAATTCCATCTTGGCAACTTCAGCAGGTGGCCAGGGCTTTGTTACAGTGAAttacaacaaagcaaaaaacaacaacaaaaatctggACAAGGACCAAGGATCAAAAAGCACACTTGCAGGAAGCATAAGAGCATAGtaagttgcaccctgggataggacaaagggcaatggatataaactacagcacaggaggttctacctcaacatgaggaggaacttctgcactgtgagggatgcagggcactggaagaggctgcccagagaggttatggaatctccttctctggagagaaggatgTGTTCCTACGCAACCTGCACTCAATCCCTTTTGTTGGGATCAAGACTGCATTGCTCACATAGCAAAAAGGAACCCAACCAATTTATCTTTTCAGAAGCAAAAGGCTGCATCTTGATTTGCAAGTGTTTTAGCACAGGTGCTGGTTTCTCTCCAAACACACACAGTGGTCATATAACCACAGATTGCAAGGGGAccctgagggaactgaggaaACCCATTTGAGCAGTCAGGTCAGTGCCTTACCCACAAACTTCTCTTTTCACTGCATCTCATCTTTCTGTCTGCATCTCCCATGGTTCTCAGTACTGAAATTCCTTCTAGGTCAGCTATGCTGACTTGGGAATTTGTCCAGCCTTCCGCAGAAAATTGTTGGGAGGGCACTGAAGAACTGTCAGTACTTAAGTGATCTTCTCTGAACCCTCAAAGCACAGTGGCAAGGTTCCAATCCAAACAGAAGCTCATTCTGTACCTTAACACAGGCAGATGCCTAAAGCTAGATGTTGCCATAACCAAGACTTTTCATTGGGTATGAAGTGAACACTGTGATGGAAGCAGTGGAGATGGTGTGAGGGACAACACctccttgtcttctccatgaCACTTCTGTTCCTTGCAACTCAAACATGTGGATGGCTCCAGGTAACAGAAAGGAATGGATTTCAAGGCTCTGTGTGCTGCTCACCCTTGCCACATGGGGAAAGAGGCAGCAGTTGCCATGGCACAATGCGTTGAGCAGCAGCTTTACCTTTTCACCTGCCTAGCTGGGGGAAACCCTCTGCCCCCCTTCTTGAGCCAGAGAGCTGGGATGCAATACAGACTCTGCTCATTCACACTGCTTTAACTTTGAGGGAATTTCATTCCCAAGCTTCTATTTCTCCACCATAAAGCAGCTTCCCATTCTCCAACAGTATTAAAGACCTCTTAAAAGAGCTTAATCAAGATTACATGAAATCGGCTGCCACCTATGAAAGCCAAGTTCCTAGCGTCACACAGTGTTAAGTGATGGAATCGTGATGTAGTGTCTGGTTGCCACCTCCTGGTGTCAAGcattgcacagcagctctcaACTCATAGCGATTAAAAAAGTCTCAAGTGTCGGATGAGCTTCCCACTAACTGGGATTTCCATGCTCCAAGTTACCAGGCTCCACTAAGCTGCAGAAAGACTTTCACCACTGGAAGGAACACATCTTTGTGCCAGTTTAGGTCATGGAGACAGCTTGCAGGAGGGCCACCTTTCACGGATGGGCTTGCATCCCTGTGGGGCAGTGGTTATGCAGCAAAACTGCCTCACTGCAGGATGCTAAGTCACTATGCTAGGAAAACATCTTACTGCCTGCCATCTGCTGAGCTGTTCTCCTCTGCGAGCCTGCCAACTGGCAAACGGCATGGCTGGCACACAGAGCCCTCTGAATCGGCTCCAGAAAGGATACATAGATATTCATGTACACAAGGATATTGACAGCTGAGACTGCCTCAGCTTCTCTTACTTCTAATTACAGGGAACTGACTGGTTGCTACTACTCTAAAAAGAACTCAGTCTGCCCAAGCGATGCCATGATCAGGAACGTCTCAAGGCGGTATCAGGGCTAAGACCCTTTCTCAGAGCACCTCCCAAAAGTCCACTGCCCTCCCCCGTCAAAGCGGCTCCCCGAGTCACTAAACGCTCTCCCACGCCCGCCAGAGCCTGGCATTGCCCATGAAGCTCGAGCATACTCTCGCCCCCGCTTCCCACCTTGCGCCCACCACTTACTTGGCTTCGGCCAGCGGCCGCTAGCTTGGCATGGCTGGAGAAGCCCCGCTCCGGAGAGCTCCACGTCGCCTCGTCCGCCCACTCCGGGGGCAGCCCGGCCGAGCGGGCCAGAGCCTCCACCTGCCGACACAGGCGGTCCAGCTGCGCCCGCAGCCGCCggttctcctgctgcagctcggAGACGCTGCGCGCCAGGGGGCTGGCGAGGCGCAGCACCTCCTCCACCTGCCGGCCTACGCCTTGCTTGAACACCTGCATGTCCACATGGATCTCCCGCACGGCGCCCCGCAGCGTGTCCTCGTAGCGCCCCAGGGCCTCGCAGACCGTCTGTGCCTCCCGGCTGTCCACGTCCTCCACCTCGCTGGCCATGGTGGCTGCACAGGGAGCGCTGATCGGTAGCCGCTAGCGGCAGCCGCCCGCTCCGCTCCCCTCCGCCTCACTGTCGGCACCCCGCAGGGCGCCCCCTGCCTCCCGGCGTGCCTAAGGCCGGCCCCCGTGCGGGGTGGCCCCCGCTGCCGCTGGCCCCCGGCCCGCTCTCATGATGCGAAGAAAGAACTCCGCAGAGTCCGGTGTGGGGCGCccggagagaaggggagaggggcGGCTGGCCgcgcagcctctgctcctctaAATGGGGAGATGTAATTTCAGCAGGCAACGGTGGTAGAGGGAGCGAGAAGGGGCGGGGGCAGTGGTTTGTTCGTAGCTGCCAAGGGCTCGGGCACGGCGGGCTGCGGGACACAGGTGTGCACACCAACACCTGCAGACAGGAGTACTGGAGGCTCATGCGTCCCTTCGTGCACACAAGctggtgcacacacacacacgccaCACTCACCCAAGCACAAGATTTTCCCACTGTGGGCTGCGATTCCATGGGCATTAATGAGAACTGAACTGCCAAATTATCCAGCAGATCCCATCACAGAattaacaaggttggaaaagacctttaa contains:
- the SMTNL2 gene encoding smoothelin-like protein 2 codes for the protein MASEVEDVDSREAQTVCEALGRYEDTLRGAVREIHVDMQVFKQGVGRQVEEVLRLASPLARSVSELQQENRRLRAQLDRLCRQVEALARSAGLPPEWADEATWSSPERGFSSHAKLAAAGRSQSVDLDDHHKPEFRRVFSSSIIENGHQSSSGQAKVSQELTSSHMSDSCLEAHAPAVSLQMPHLPVTAVTRTSERFSGETTGAANVAAGLLGQSKDKNAMAVKTSNQSENNSVTKCASAVSYGTGSGSQPSESGTDSRCDVSPSSRSSPPAAHRPVERRRELVRSQTLPRITGAQSRKALFEKFEQDGGRGKGESRAKLKRSQSFGVASASSIKQILLDWCRSKTLGYKHIDLQNFSSSWNDGMAFCALVHSFFPEAFDYNKLDPANRKQNFELAFTMAEKKAHCDRLIEVEDMLLMGHRPDPMCVFTYVQSLYNHLRHFE